From the Ancylothrix sp. D3o genome, one window contains:
- a CDS encoding AbrB family transcriptional regulator, translating into MNKKSKKAEPLVGEDLLRKVKELGNQSKEDKAKSCGYYTITKNGVERVNMMKFLNALIDAEGIQLDGKQNGNGRGGRSASYRISVQSNGNLLIGAAYTKQMDLQPGDEFEISLGRKHIHLKQVDREQDEEE; encoded by the coding sequence ATGAATAAAAAATCTAAAAAGGCAGAGCCCCTCGTCGGTGAAGATCTACTCCGCAAAGTCAAGGAGTTGGGCAACCAAAGCAAAGAAGACAAAGCTAAATCCTGTGGTTACTACACCATTACTAAGAATGGTGTGGAACGGGTCAATATGATGAAGTTCCTCAACGCCTTGATTGATGCTGAGGGTATTCAACTTGATGGCAAGCAAAACGGTAACGGACGCGGTGGACGCAGCGCAAGCTACCGCATTAGTGTTCAGTCAAACGGTAATTTACTGATTGGTGCTGCTTACACTAAGCAAATGGATCTTCAACCTGGAGATGAATTTGAAATCTCTCTCGGACGTAAGCACATTCACCTCAAACAAGTTGACCGCGAACAAGACGAGGAAGAATAA
- a CDS encoding Dps family protein translates to MAETQSALRPFGHLAENVVLLETSVTAPVCEGMNVLLASFQALYLQYQKHHFVVEGAEFYSLHQWFEESYGQVQGHVHDLGERLNGLGGIPAAGFAKLAELCCFSPEPDGVYTCRQMVEHDLAAEQAMIQLLRRQAGQAESLGDRGTRYLYEQILLKTEERAYHLAHFLHNDTLVVLR, encoded by the coding sequence ATGGCTGAAACTCAAAGTGCGTTGCGCCCATTCGGCCATTTGGCTGAGAATGTGGTTTTATTGGAAACTTCGGTGACAGCGCCAGTGTGTGAGGGGATGAATGTACTGTTAGCCAGTTTTCAAGCCCTTTACTTGCAGTACCAAAAGCATCATTTTGTGGTGGAGGGGGCTGAGTTTTACTCCCTGCATCAGTGGTTTGAAGAAAGTTATGGCCAAGTTCAAGGTCATGTCCATGACTTGGGTGAGCGTTTAAACGGACTTGGTGGTATTCCGGCGGCTGGTTTTGCTAAGTTGGCGGAGTTGTGCTGTTTTAGTCCTGAACCAGATGGGGTTTATACCTGTCGGCAAATGGTGGAACACGATCTGGCGGCTGAACAAGCTATGATTCAATTGCTACGCCGGCAGGCCGGTCAGGCAGAAAGTCTGGGAGATCGCGGCACCCGCTATCTGTACGAACAAATTTTGCTCAAAACTGAGGAACGGGCTTATCATTTAGCTCATTTCTTACACAATGACACCTTGGTTGTGTTGCGCTAA
- a CDS encoding ImmA/IrrE family metallo-endopeptidase, translating into MSLFKPYRFYSKAEIECKANDLLSEMECKPNFAPKWPFDASLVADFLDLGVVWDFIAPDDMGPIAARILPSVRLVEINEEILNKPPGFQQSTIAHEIGHWILHINHLEVDGTIKQLELDFNFEPASDSQPFVCRSSENFSKIQSIEWQAQYFASCLLMPRMILQEKCQDRDLTKWPNLYEIAEELGVTISNLNHRLKDLGLIHIPQGTREIYLGSPVPEGQMQLFAQQ; encoded by the coding sequence TTGAGTCTATTCAAACCCTACCGCTTCTATTCCAAGGCTGAAATCGAGTGCAAAGCAAATGATTTGCTCTCCGAGATGGAATGCAAGCCGAATTTCGCCCCTAAGTGGCCGTTTGATGCTAGTTTAGTGGCGGATTTTTTAGATTTGGGTGTGGTTTGGGACTTTATTGCGCCTGATGATATGGGGCCAATTGCTGCCAGGATTTTGCCTTCTGTGCGGCTTGTTGAGATTAATGAAGAAATTCTTAACAAGCCGCCTGGGTTTCAGCAATCCACAATAGCCCATGAAATCGGCCATTGGATTCTCCATATCAATCATTTGGAGGTGGATGGAACAATTAAGCAGTTAGAGTTAGATTTTAATTTTGAGCCGGCATCAGACTCGCAACCGTTTGTCTGTCGGAGTTCCGAGAATTTTTCTAAAATTCAGTCAATTGAATGGCAAGCGCAGTATTTTGCCAGTTGTTTGCTGATGCCTCGCATGATATTGCAGGAAAAGTGCCAGGATCGAGATTTAACGAAGTGGCCAAATTTATACGAAATTGCAGAAGAGTTAGGCGTAACGATTTCTAATTTAAACCATCGGCTTAAAGATTTAGGTTTAATTCATATTCCTCAAGGTACGCGAGAAATTTATTTAGGTAGTCCGGTTCCCGAAGGCCAAATGCAGCTTTTTGCCCAACAGTAG
- a CDS encoding (2Fe-2S) ferredoxin domain-containing protein, with product MASYKKQTSEFSVEGRFLDFVFEGYKIKHLRLATESGESCIKLAKELRPNIERKLRPGTWVRVAGEKKINLETGTQKLKAYSVESAASVATTVSQPQAKPVQVCQPKATVLVCTKSDCCKRGANQVCQFLEKTLEERGLEDSVTIKRTGCLKQCKAGPNMVMMPDKTRYSRFDASEIPAIIDKHFPPEQPQQTQIKEVAFCGVKK from the coding sequence ATGGCTTCCTATAAAAAACAAACGTCTGAATTTTCTGTGGAAGGAAGATTTCTTGATTTTGTCTTTGAAGGCTATAAAATTAAACACTTGCGACTGGCCACAGAGTCGGGTGAATCTTGCATCAAACTTGCTAAAGAGTTGCGGCCAAATATTGAGCGAAAGTTAAGACCCGGAACCTGGGTAAGAGTGGCCGGTGAAAAAAAGATTAACCTAGAAACCGGCACTCAAAAACTCAAAGCCTATAGCGTAGAGTCTGCTGCCAGCGTTGCCACCACCGTCTCCCAGCCCCAAGCGAAACCGGTGCAGGTGTGCCAACCAAAAGCAACAGTGTTAGTTTGTACAAAATCCGATTGTTGTAAGCGCGGTGCAAATCAAGTTTGCCAATTTTTAGAAAAAACTTTAGAAGAGCGTGGTTTAGAAGATTCTGTCACGATTAAACGCACAGGCTGCTTGAAACAGTGTAAAGCAGGGCCAAACATGGTAATGATGCCAGATAAAACTCGCTACAGCCGGTTTGATGCTTCCGAAATTCCCGCCATTATTGATAAACATTTTCCCCCCGAACAGCCTCAACAAACCCAAATAAAAGAGGTTGCTTTCTGCGGAGTTAAAAAATAA
- a CDS encoding serine/threonine-protein kinase: MSYCINPNCPKPADPLHDTNRICRHCGSQLVLEGRYRALRLLGEGGFAKTYEASDFKSENKVLKVLLLNEKKAVSLFKKEAEILMRLSDPGIPKVQADAYFTYLPKHASSPLHCLVMEKINGQNLEQWLYSRNYQPLSQLEAINWLKQLTTILHQVHASQFFHRDIKPANIMLRPNGQLVLIDFGSAREVTGTYLAKMGVGQKNTVIASKGYTPPEQDSGHPVPQSDFFALGRTFVHLLTGSPPLDFYDHFSDQLRWHSAAPQISPEFADFIDNLMARLPGHRPPNTEVILQRLAEINRPVTRLPVQKQRNFRFDKLLKDNAKWAAAGVFVLGGSATLGAIYTFTDGPTTPHRLPVSANTIKSPETPTLQPSYTRAAITSVNQSVNQNVSNEKRVLATTLAGHSLDVRSVAISPDNRILVSGSLDGTIKVWNLQTGQIIRTLTAHSEAQELVASVAISSDGKTLVSGSNSYGGTIKIWNLSSGELLTTLPKQVDGVSVVAISPDSKIIASGSEDMTVKLWDAGTGTQLGTLYGHAGPVRAIAFSPDGKLIASSSEDTTIKLWNRNNSELMGTLVGHTGNVHSIAFTPDGQTLASASADNTIKLWNLRTGCTITQRCYATTTLSSHSGTLYSIAFSPDGQILAGGGLAGRVSLWNINSGELLQTLAGHSRWVESVFFSPDGKILASGSGDSTVKIWQVP; encoded by the coding sequence ATGAGTTATTGCATTAACCCCAACTGCCCCAAACCAGCCGACCCCCTCCATGACACCAATCGCATTTGCCGGCATTGCGGTTCCCAGTTAGTCTTAGAAGGGCGCTATCGAGCATTGCGTCTTTTGGGAGAAGGCGGTTTTGCTAAAACCTACGAAGCCTCAGATTTTAAAAGCGAAAACAAAGTTTTAAAAGTTCTTTTACTCAACGAAAAAAAAGCCGTTTCTCTATTTAAAAAAGAAGCCGAAATTTTAATGCGCTTATCCGATCCGGGCATCCCCAAAGTCCAAGCCGATGCCTATTTTACCTATTTGCCAAAACACGCGAGTTCTCCTTTGCATTGCTTGGTGATGGAAAAAATCAACGGGCAAAATTTAGAACAGTGGCTTTATAGCCGCAACTATCAACCTCTTTCTCAACTTGAAGCAATTAACTGGTTAAAACAATTGACGACAATTTTGCACCAAGTCCACGCCTCACAATTTTTTCACCGCGATATTAAACCGGCCAACATCATGCTACGTCCAAACGGCCAACTGGTACTCATTGATTTTGGTAGCGCCAGAGAAGTCACCGGCACTTATTTAGCAAAAATGGGTGTCGGGCAAAAAAACACAGTTATTGCTTCAAAAGGTTACACTCCCCCCGAACAAGATAGCGGTCATCCCGTACCGCAATCTGATTTTTTTGCCTTGGGGAGAACGTTTGTTCATTTGCTGACCGGCTCGCCTCCTTTAGATTTTTATGACCATTTTAGCGATCAATTACGTTGGCATAGTGCAGCCCCCCAAATTAGCCCAGAATTTGCTGATTTTATTGATAATTTAATGGCACGGTTGCCGGGGCACCGGCCTCCTAATACGGAGGTTATTTTGCAACGTTTAGCAGAAATTAACCGTCCCGTCACAAGATTGCCGGTGCAAAAGCAACGTAATTTTCGCTTTGATAAACTGCTGAAAGATAACGCCAAATGGGCAGCCGCCGGCGTGTTTGTTCTCGGCGGAAGTGCAACATTAGGAGCAATTTACACCTTTACCGACGGCCCCACCACTCCTCACCGGCTGCCGGTGTCTGCCAACACAATTAAAAGCCCAGAAACTCCCACTCTTCAGCCTAGCTACACTCGTGCCGCCATCACCAGTGTTAATCAAAGTGTTAATCAAAATGTAAGTAATGAAAAAAGGGTTTTAGCTACAACTTTGGCCGGTCATTCTTTGGATGTCCGATCCGTAGCCATTAGCCCAGATAATCGCATTTTAGTCAGTGGCAGTTTGGACGGAACTATTAAAGTTTGGAATTTGCAAACCGGCCAAATAATTCGCACCTTAACCGCTCATTCAGAAGCCCAAGAATTAGTTGCCTCGGTAGCCATTAGTAGCGATGGAAAAACCTTAGTCAGCGGTAGTAATAGTTATGGCGGAACGATAAAAATCTGGAATTTAAGCAGCGGCGAATTATTAACGACATTGCCTAAACAAGTCGATGGGGTTTCCGTAGTCGCTATCAGTCCCGACAGTAAAATCATTGCCAGCGGCAGCGAAGATATGACCGTAAAATTGTGGGACGCCGGCACCGGCACACAACTCGGCACACTTTATGGTCATGCTGGGCCGGTTCGGGCTATTGCTTTTAGTCCCGATGGTAAATTAATTGCCAGCAGCAGCGAAGATACAACCATTAAGCTGTGGAATCGCAATAACAGCGAATTAATGGGAACGTTAGTCGGACATACGGGAAACGTTCATTCGATTGCTTTTACACCAGACGGACAAACTCTGGCATCCGCTTCAGCAGATAATACCATTAAACTCTGGAATCTTCGCACCGGCTGCACGATTACCCAACGTTGTTATGCCACCACGACTTTATCGAGTCATTCAGGCACTCTTTACTCAATAGCCTTTAGTCCCGACGGCCAAATTTTAGCTGGCGGTGGTTTGGCCGGTCGAGTTAGTTTGTGGAATATCAATTCAGGCGAATTATTGCAAACACTTGCGGGGCATTCTCGGTGGGTGGAATCAGTCTTTTTCAGTCCCGACGGCAAAATTTTAGCAAGCGGCAGTGGAGACTCGACCGTAAAAATTTGGCAAGTTCCCTAA
- a CDS encoding DUF6737 family protein: MSKQNPYNPWDYKPWWCQPWSIILTSAAIISISWLSFQRIWLTGIVAVPVLTWAGFFLLIWPKLQSNYYQQTSQNSTPPE, from the coding sequence ATGTCCAAACAAAACCCTTATAATCCTTGGGACTATAAACCCTGGTGGTGTCAGCCCTGGTCAATTATACTTACCAGCGCCGCCATAATTAGTATTAGCTGGTTGAGCTTTCAACGCATCTGGTTAACCGGCATAGTAGCGGTGCCGGTTTTAACATGGGCCGGCTTTTTTCTGCTTATCTGGCCCAAACTCCAGAGCAACTACTACCAGCAAACTTCTCAAAATTCTACTCCACCCGAATAA
- a CDS encoding Asr1405/Asl0597 family protein, which translates to MLSSAYPSMNQSEQPTDIGNVLRVNWPDRWQIYQRLRELQIPCSCTTNQPLRVEINNATHAIQLQSVLKQFNYSRQELQQWLNLCWQLSL; encoded by the coding sequence ATGCTTTCATCAGCCTATCCATCGATGAACCAGTCAGAACAACCCACCGATATCGGCAACGTGCTCAGAGTCAATTGGCCCGACCGCTGGCAAATCTATCAGCGCCTGCGAGAACTCCAGATCCCTTGTTCTTGCACCACAAACCAACCCTTGCGGGTAGAAATCAACAACGCCACCCACGCAATTCAATTGCAAAGCGTCCTTAAACAATTCAACTACTCGCGACAAGAGTTACAGCAATGGCTAAACCTCTGCTGGCAACTCAGCCTCTAA
- the ctpB gene encoding carboxyl-terminal processing protease CtpB — translation MNLSPKRFLPPQIALFGGAIAATATLSLFVPGLSTSVRAALQDSPKAVLDEAWQIVNREYVDGTFNKVNWQQVRQKLLGKEYSSREEAYTALKGALEQLGDPYTRFMDPEQYEALTSQTSGELSGVGLRLEEDKNTKVIKVVEPIENSPAIKAGLQVADKIVSIDGKPTKGMTVEEAAKLIRGQVGTEVTLKIERDGKGTFDVTMTRARIELMAVRHSVKQEGKTRVGYIRLQEFSSHAAEQMQRAIEDLNNKKVDAFVLDLRGNPGGLLYASVDIARMWMDKGSIVKTVDRAGHDEELTNNRTALTKLPLAVLVDGNSASASEILSGALQDNGRATIIGTQTFGKALVQSVHSLSDGSGLAVTIAHYYTPKGTDINHKGITPDIKVDLNDEQKQKLVANPNWVASQQDPCYSRAVQVLQAKLINSPPMAAQ, via the coding sequence ATGAACTTATCCCCAAAACGCTTCTTACCGCCACAAATAGCACTATTTGGAGGCGCTATCGCAGCAACGGCTACCTTGTCATTATTTGTTCCTGGGTTAAGCACGTCTGTCCGTGCAGCCCTGCAAGACAGCCCCAAAGCGGTTTTAGATGAAGCTTGGCAAATTGTTAACCGCGAATATGTAGACGGTACATTTAATAAAGTTAACTGGCAGCAAGTCCGGCAAAAATTGCTGGGCAAAGAATATAGCTCTCGTGAAGAAGCATATACTGCCCTCAAAGGTGCTTTAGAGCAACTGGGCGATCCCTACACTCGCTTCATGGACCCCGAACAGTATGAAGCTTTAACTAGCCAAACCTCTGGCGAACTTTCGGGAGTGGGGTTGCGCCTCGAAGAAGATAAAAACACCAAAGTTATCAAAGTGGTGGAACCTATCGAGAATTCCCCCGCCATCAAAGCTGGTTTGCAAGTAGCAGATAAGATTGTATCAATTGACGGTAAACCGACCAAAGGCATGACCGTAGAAGAAGCTGCAAAGCTGATCCGGGGCCAAGTGGGAACCGAAGTCACCTTGAAAATTGAGCGCGATGGCAAAGGCACTTTTGATGTCACTATGACACGGGCGCGAATTGAACTGATGGCAGTTCGCCACAGCGTCAAACAAGAAGGAAAAACTCGCGTTGGTTATATTCGCTTGCAAGAATTCAGCAGTCACGCCGCTGAACAAATGCAGAGAGCCATCGAAGATTTGAATAACAAAAAAGTTGATGCGTTTGTGTTAGACTTGCGCGGCAACCCAGGCGGCTTACTCTATGCGAGTGTGGATATTGCCCGGATGTGGATGGATAAAGGCTCAATTGTCAAAACCGTTGACCGCGCCGGCCACGATGAAGAACTAACCAACAACCGCACCGCTTTAACAAAACTCCCTCTCGCCGTTTTGGTTGATGGCAACTCCGCCTCAGCAAGCGAAATTTTATCTGGTGCTCTCCAAGATAACGGTCGCGCTACGATTATTGGCACTCAAACTTTTGGTAAAGCCTTGGTGCAGTCAGTTCACTCGCTTTCCGACGGTTCGGGTTTAGCTGTAACTATTGCTCACTATTACACTCCTAAAGGTACGGATATCAACCACAAAGGCATCACGCCTGATATTAAGGTTGATCTCAACGATGAGCAAAAACAAAAACTTGTGGCTAACCCGAATTGGGTGGCCTCTCAGCAAGACCCCTGTTACAGCCGTGCTGTGCAAGTGCTGCAAGCTAAGCTTATCAATTCTCCGCCGATGGCTGCACAGTAA
- a CDS encoding helix-turn-helix domain-containing protein, translated as MNQTFGKQILNARKTKGYSQRELAALVQLDFTYLSKLENDRADYPPKEDVIRSLAKHLELDAEELIFLAGRLPQGTEHFLKQHYKEMPALFRRLQENPEFAQKVFQAASEDE; from the coding sequence GTGAATCAGACATTTGGTAAGCAAATCCTCAACGCGAGGAAAACAAAAGGGTACAGCCAGCGAGAACTCGCAGCACTGGTGCAGTTAGACTTTACCTATCTGTCGAAACTAGAGAACGACCGGGCAGATTATCCTCCAAAAGAAGATGTAATCCGTTCGCTGGCCAAGCATTTAGAATTAGATGCAGAAGAGTTAATTTTTCTGGCCGGTCGGCTGCCGCAAGGAACGGAACATTTTCTCAAGCAGCACTACAAAGAAATGCCGGCCTTGTTCCGTCGGTTACAAGAAAATCCCGAATTTGCTCAAAAGGTGTTTCAGGCGGCCAGTGAGGACGAATAA
- the recJ gene encoding single-stranded-DNA-specific exonuclease RecJ, with amino-acid sequence MITPLWQIQPPTQPPAWLIQTIREIAPEIPGHYAAQLLWQRGITEPKNLPGYLNHTKYQPASPFEFGQEMQTAIQRILKAINSREKIAIWGDFDADGVTSTSVLWDGLSQFFSQENLTYYIPNRLIESHGLNRQGIDKLAENNISLIITCDTGSTNLDEIEYAKQRGMDIIITDHHTLPENRPEVIAIINPRYLDSNHPLANLSGVAVAYKLIEALYLTLPNVPQKPLENLHDLVAIGLIADLVQLSGDCRYLAQIGIQQLQKQTKNPTRPGVGCLLELCQKNGDRPTDISFGIGPRINAVSRIHGDASFCVELLTSNDAKRCRELAELAEIANARRQSLQKDVLFSVKKQLEKIDLSTTSVIVLDDPQWPAGVLGLVAGQIAQEYGKPTVLLSTENSANSESNQSLARGSARSVNDVDLYQLVKEQAYLLHKFGGHPFAAGLSLPVENIPLFREGINRQLRQQGSLSGPVIKADLIISVAELGQPLFRELKLLEPCGMGNPAPKLFIQNCWFEKVWHKNIQDTKGRKIQYIKTEFEIWDNSTQKGFPGLWWGHYKEEIPTGRCDAIVELDYNAFKGRYEVRIIALRISQEATDFHIPTQGDWIIDLRSNLQAKEALSDCVFVEDCPKSWDELQYWCRCAQRDEQKLALAYSRPPKLQPSQVWQELVGVAKYLSRVGKSVSRTQLAQKLGISNYALYLGLQSLEKMGFEIILAEENLLIRCRVADWVSTSGEVSEIDCKPTLSETNETEIYSHLDKFFAGIKEEEFRRQYFYQVPVSTIQAVGWTTPTN; translated from the coding sequence ATGATCACACCCCTCTGGCAAATACAACCCCCCACGCAACCCCCCGCCTGGTTAATCCAAACTATCCGCGAAATTGCCCCAGAAATCCCCGGCCACTACGCGGCACAATTATTATGGCAACGCGGAATAACCGAACCCAAAAACCTCCCTGGCTATCTCAATCATACAAAATACCAACCGGCCAGCCCCTTTGAATTTGGCCAAGAAATGCAAACAGCCATTCAAAGAATATTAAAAGCAATAAATAGCCGAGAAAAAATAGCAATTTGGGGAGACTTTGATGCAGATGGAGTAACATCAACCTCAGTCTTATGGGATGGATTAAGTCAATTTTTCTCCCAAGAAAACCTAACTTATTATATCCCCAACCGGCTTATAGAATCGCACGGACTAAACCGGCAAGGAATAGACAAACTTGCAGAAAATAACATTAGTTTAATTATCACCTGCGACACCGGCAGCACAAACCTTGATGAAATAGAATATGCCAAACAAAGAGGCATGGATATTATTATTACAGATCATCATACCTTGCCAGAAAACCGGCCCGAAGTAATCGCCATTATCAATCCTCGTTATTTAGATAGCAATCATCCCTTAGCAAACCTTTCTGGCGTAGCGGTAGCTTATAAACTCATAGAAGCATTGTATTTAACTTTGCCAAACGTTCCCCAAAAACCTTTAGAAAATTTACACGATTTAGTTGCCATTGGATTAATTGCGGATTTAGTGCAACTTTCGGGAGATTGCCGGTATTTAGCACAAATTGGAATTCAACAATTACAAAAACAAACAAAAAATCCCACTCGTCCGGGGGTAGGTTGTTTATTAGAATTATGTCAAAAAAATGGCGACCGGCCCACAGATATTTCCTTTGGAATTGGGCCAAGAATTAATGCTGTAAGTCGCATTCATGGCGATGCGTCTTTTTGTGTAGAATTGCTGACTTCAAATGATGCTAAACGCTGCCGAGAATTAGCAGAATTAGCAGAAATAGCAAATGCCCGCCGGCAATCTTTGCAAAAAGATGTATTATTTTCGGTGAAAAAACAATTAGAAAAAATCGATTTATCAACGACTTCTGTTATTGTTTTAGATGACCCCCAATGGCCGGCGGGAGTGTTGGGATTGGTGGCCGGTCAAATTGCCCAAGAATACGGAAAACCAACAGTTTTATTAAGCACAGAAAATTCTGCCAATAGCGAATCTAATCAATCTCTAGCCAGAGGTTCGGCACGTTCTGTAAATGATGTTGATTTGTATCAATTGGTGAAAGAACAAGCATATTTATTACACAAATTTGGCGGTCATCCCTTTGCGGCTGGGTTGAGTTTGCCGGTGGAAAATATTCCGTTATTTCGAGAAGGAATTAACCGGCAATTACGACAACAGGGCAGTTTAAGTGGGCCGGTGATTAAGGCTGATTTAATAATTTCGGTGGCAGAATTGGGACAGCCTTTGTTTCGGGAGTTGAAATTACTTGAACCTTGCGGGATGGGGAACCCGGCGCCGAAACTTTTTATACAAAACTGCTGGTTTGAAAAAGTCTGGCATAAAAATATTCAAGACACAAAAGGGCGAAAAATTCAATATATCAAGACTGAGTTTGAAATTTGGGATAATTCAACGCAAAAGGGATTTCCGGGTTTATGGTGGGGACATTATAAAGAGGAAATACCGACGGGCCGGTGTGATGCCATTGTCGAGTTAGATTATAATGCCTTTAAAGGCCGGTATGAGGTGCGAATTATTGCTTTGCGAATTAGTCAAGAAGCTACTGATTTTCACATTCCAACTCAAGGCGATTGGATTATTGATTTACGTTCAAATTTGCAGGCAAAAGAAGCGCTTTCTGATTGTGTTTTTGTTGAAGATTGCCCGAAAAGTTGGGATGAGTTGCAATATTGGTGCCGGTGTGCCCAAAGAGACGAGCAAAAATTAGCCCTTGCTTATTCACGTCCGCCAAAATTGCAACCCAGTCAAGTTTGGCAAGAGTTGGTAGGGGTGGCGAAATATCTTAGCCGAGTTGGCAAATCAGTTAGCCGTACTCAATTAGCGCAGAAATTAGGTATTAGTAATTATGCCTTATATTTAGGTTTACAAAGTTTAGAAAAAATGGGTTTTGAGATAATTTTAGCTGAGGAAAATTTGCTGATTCGTTGCAGAGTAGCGGACTGGGTATCTACATCTGGGGAAGTCTCAGAAATTGATTGTAAACCCACCCTTAGCGAAACAAATGAAACAGAAATTTATTCTCATCTCGATAAATTTTTTGCCGGCATCAAAGAAGAGGAATTTCGCAGACAATATTTTTATCAGGTGCCGGTGTCCACAATTCAAGCAGTTGGGTGGACGACACCCACTAATTAA
- a CDS encoding YdcF family protein, whose product MASLLNNSKLRRFLVYGLLIFFVAGALITGQWLLKVHSVLQKSASEPVSAILVLGGSIQREIYAAELAKTNPKIPILISQGSADPCIWLLFQRAGAPLDQVLLEKCAHSTFDNFKFSLPILQSWQVKKVKVITSPSHLPRAQWLAQIMLGSHGIWVDIELAQQKGMPGNREFWLKTSLDLIRATVWVFLSQFNLPECSNVIPLSSVDIQTWHPDSFKCEKYIF is encoded by the coding sequence TTGGCTTCTCTTCTCAATAACTCCAAGTTGAGGCGTTTTTTGGTTTATGGTTTGCTGATTTTTTTTGTAGCCGGTGCGTTGATAACCGGCCAATGGTTGCTGAAGGTTCACTCTGTTTTACAAAAATCCGCCTCGGAGCCGGTGAGTGCTATTTTAGTTTTAGGTGGAAGCATTCAGAGGGAAATTTACGCGGCTGAACTTGCAAAAACTAATCCCAAAATCCCCATTTTGATTTCCCAAGGTTCTGCTGATCCTTGTATCTGGTTGCTTTTTCAACGTGCCGGTGCTCCTCTTGATCAAGTTTTGCTAGAAAAATGCGCTCATTCAACCTTTGATAATTTTAAATTTTCTCTGCCTATTTTACAATCGTGGCAAGTCAAAAAAGTTAAAGTAATTACCTCCCCTTCTCATCTTCCTCGCGCTCAATGGTTAGCACAAATTATGTTAGGAAGTCATGGCATTTGGGTAGATATAGAACTTGCTCAACAAAAAGGTATGCCCGGAAACCGAGAATTTTGGCTAAAAACAAGTTTAGATTTAATTCGCGCTACAGTTTGGGTTTTTCTTAGTCAGTTTAATTTGCCGGAATGTTCTAATGTAATTCCTCTATCATCCGTCGATATTCAAACTTGGCACCCCGACAGTTTCAAATGCGAAAAGTATATTTTTTAA